A portion of the Carya illinoinensis cultivar Pawnee chromosome 11, C.illinoinensisPawnee_v1, whole genome shotgun sequence genome contains these proteins:
- the LOC122280890 gene encoding probable cyclic nucleotide-gated ion channel 16 has product MHSIHPLYATSSRFHRFPKSFSLHRKVPWWGQILDPGSELVTRWNHFFLVTSLLTLFLDPLYLFVPVIGGPACMQIDLGLGIFITFLRTAADLFHVLHMIMKFRTAFVAPSSRVFGRGELVMDPSAIAKRYLKTDFMVDLAATLPLPQIVIWFIINPAMKIPTAAHTNHTLSLIVLVQYVPRFFVIFPLHRRIIKTSGSIAKTAWAGAAYNLLLYILASHIFGASWYVLSIQRQHQCWSLQCREEMNATHSPSCNPLFLDCNSMDKPERRSWLNVTKVLSSCDAQNDYYFQFGIFSDAFTNEVASSNFIEKYFYCLWWGLRNLSSYGQNLVTSTFSGEILFSMLICIAGLVLFSHLIGNMQNYLQSTTARLEEWRVKRRDTEEWMRHRQLPPELQERVRRFVQYKWLATRGVDEESILRALPLDLRRQIQRHLCLALVRRVPFFAQMDQQLLDAICERLVSSLNTKDTYIIREGDPVNEMLFIIRGQLESSTTDGGRLGFFNSITLRAGDFCGEELLTWALMPTSNLNHPLSTRTVKSLTEVEAFALRAEDLKFVSSQFKRLHSKKLQHAFRYYSHQWRTWGACFLQVAWRRYMKRKKEMELARQEGLYDAHVLDQELNYRDGSGADYQNSGADNLSGENAHNAQHFGATVLASKFAANTRRGIQHKSDTTSLQMPKLFKPEEPDFSSDTEDS; this is encoded by the exons ATGCATAGCATCCACCCCCTTTACGCTACCTCCTCTCGCTTCCACCGCTTCCCCAAGTCCTTCTCCCTTCACCGCAAGGTCCCCTGGTGGGGCCAGATCCTCGACCCTGGCTCCGAGCTCGTCACCCGATGGAATCACTTCTTCCTCGTTACCTCCCTCCTCACCTTGTTCCTCGACCCTCTCTACCTCTTCGTCCCTGTCATCGGCGGCCCCGCCTGCATGCAGATCGACCTTGGACTGGGCATCTTCATCACCTTCTTGCGAACCGCCGCTGACCTCTTCCATGTCCTGCATATGATCATGAAGTTCCGCACCGCCTTCGTGGCGCCCAGCTCTCGAGTCTTCGGTCGGGGCGAGCTCGTCATGGACCCGTCCGCCATCGCCAAGAGGTATTTGAAAACGGATTTCATGGTTGATCTAGCCGCCACGCTGCCGCTGCCACAG ATTGTCATATGGTTTATAATTAATCCAGCAATGAAAATCCCAACAGCTGCTCATACGAATCACACTCTTTCTCTGATTGTCCTCGTTCAGTATGTTCCAcgattttttgttatttttccttTGCACAGGCGGATAATCAAGACTTCCGGATCTATAGCCAAAACTGCTTGGGCAGGGGCAGCTTACAATCTCCTTCTCTACATCTTAGCTAGCCAT ATTTTCGGAGCTTCGTGGTATGTGTTGTCGATTCAGAGACAGCATCAGTGCTGGAGTCTACAGTGCAGAGAGGAGATGAATGCCACTCACTCTCCGTCTTGTAATCCATTGTTTCTTGATTGCAATAGTATGGACAAGCCCGAACGTCGTTCTTGGCTGAATGTCACTAAAGTGCTCTCTAGTTGTGATGCTCAGAATGATTACTATTTCCAGTTTGGAATATTTTCTGACGCCTTTACAAATGAGGTCGCTTCCTCGAATTTCATTGAGAAGTACTTTTATTGCCTCTGGTGGGGTTTGAGGAATTTAAG TTCGTATGGGCAAAATCTTGTTACAAGCACCTTTAGCGGTGAGATTTTGTTCAGCATGCTTATCTGCATAGCTGGCCTTGTTCTGTTCTCCCACCTCATAGGCAACATGCAG aACTATCTACAATCTACAACAGCAAGACTAGAAGAATGGAGGGTCAAACGAAGGGATACAGAGGAGTGGATGAGGCACCGTCAACTACCTCCAGAGTTGCAAGAACGTGTTCGTCGGTTTGTTCAGTACAAATGGCTTGCCACGAGAGGTGTAGATGAAGAATCCATTTTGCGCGCTTTACCTTTGGACCTTCGTCGTCAAATTCAAAGACATCTTTGTCTGGCTCTTGTTCGCCGT GTTCCCTTTTTTGCACAAATGGACCAGCAGCTCTTAGATGCCATATGCGAACGCCTAGTCTCATCTTTGAATACCAAGGACACGTATATCATCCGGGAGGGTGATCCAGTGAATGAGATGCTATTCATCATTCGAGGCCAACTAGAGAGCTCCACAACTGATGGTGGTAGGTTAGGATTTTTCAATTCTATTACCCTCAGAGCCGGTGACTTTTGTGGAGAAGAGCTACTGACATGGGCTCTAATGCCCACCTCTAACCTCAACCATCCATTATCAACTCGAACTGTCAAGTCCCTTACTGAAGTCGAGGCATTTGCACTTCGAGCTGAAGACCTCAAATTTGTTTCCAGTCAGTTTAAGCGCCTCCATAGCAAGAAACTCCAGCATGCTTTCAGGTACTACTCCCACCAGTGGAGGACTTGGGGAGCTTGCTTTTTACAAGTTGCATGGAGGCGGtacatgaaaagaaagaaagaaatggagTTGGCAAGACAAGAGGGCTTATACGATGCACATGTTTTGGACCaagagttaaattatagggatggaTCAGGCGCAGATTATCAGAATAGTGGTGCCGATAACTTGTCTGGTGAGAATGCACATAATGCCCAGCACTTTGGAGCTACAGTTCTGGCTTCCAAATTTGCTGCAAACACCAGAAGAGGGATTCAACACAAGTCTGATACAACCAGCTTACAGATGCCCAAGCTGTTTAAGCCAGAGGAGCCAGATTTCTCATCAGACACTGAAGACAGTTGA